A single genomic interval of Lucilia cuprina isolate Lc7/37 chromosome 2, ASM2204524v1, whole genome shotgun sequence harbors:
- the LOC111681964 gene encoding gustatory and odorant receptor 21a — MAFWASVSTKSPLKIAPVLNPNQKQFLQDELRFREKLDILARSDVNNLTDYYVRKHETVDDPELLDKHDSFYHTTKSLLVLFQIMGVMPIHRNPPKPNLPRTGFSWHSKQVLWAIFIYCIQTTVVVLVLRERVKNFIVNSDKRFDEAIYNVIFISLLFTNFLLPVASWRHGPQVAIFKNMWTNYQLKFLKVTGTPIVFPNLYSLTWALCICSWGLSILINLSQYFLQPDFELWYTFAYYPIIAMLNCFCSLWYINCTAFGTASKALLTSLETTLKGDKPAEKLTEYRHLWVDLSHMMQQLGRAYSNMYGMYCLVVFFTTIIATYGSFSEIIDHGATYKEVGLFVIVFYCMSLLYIICNEAHYASQKVGLDFQTQLLNVNLTAVDTATQKEVEMFLVAIAKNPPIMNLDGYANINRELITSNVSFMATYLVVLLQFKITEQRGIRSQQAMAAM, encoded by the exons ATGGCCTTTTGGGCTTCTGTCAGTACTAAATCACCATTGAAAATTGCTCCCGTTTTAAATCCGaatcaaaaacaatttctaCAAGATGAATTGAGATTTCGTGAAAAATTGGATATATTGGCTCGCAGTGATGTGAATAATTTAACCGATTATTATGTGCGCAAACATGAGACCGTCGATGATCCGGAGTTGTTGGACAAACATGATTCTTTTTATCATACTACGAAAAGTCTACtggttttgtttcaaataatggGTGTTATGCCCATACATCGTAATCCACCGAAACCGAATTTACCACGTACTGGATTTTCATGGCATTCAAAACAGGTTTTATGGGCCATTTTTATCTATTGCATACAAACTACCGTAGTGGTATTGGTTTTAAGGGAAAgagtgaaaaattttatagtaaattcgGATAAAAGGTTCGATGAGGCCATTTATAATGTGATTTTTATCAGTTTGCTGTTTACGAATTTTTTATTGCCAGTGGCCAGTTGGCGTCACGGTCCACAAGTGGccatattcaaaaatatgtggactaattatcaacttaagtttttgaaagtaaCTGGTACACCTATAGtatttccaaatttatattctttaacCTGGGCTTTGTGTATCTGTTCGTGGGGCTTAAGTATCTTAATAAATCTGTCGCAATATTTTCTACAGCCCGATTTTGAATTGTGGTATACATTTGCCTATTATCCTATTATAGCCATGTtgaattgtttttgtagtttgtg gtATATCAATTGCACCGCTTTCGGTACTGCTAGCAAAGCTTTATTGACTTCTTTGGAAACCACTTTAAAGGGTGATAAGCCCGCTGAAAAGCTAACAGAATATCGTCATTTATGGGTAGATTTAAGTCACATGATGCAGCAGTTGG GTCGCGCCTATTCCAATATGTATGGCATGTATTGCTTGGTGGTCTTTTTCACCACCATCATTGCCACTTATGGTTCGTTTAGTGAAATTATTGATCATGGTGCCACCTACAAGGAAGTGGGTCTTTTTGTCATCGTTTTCTATTGCATGAGccttttgtatataatttgcaATGAGGCCCACTATGCCTCACAGAAGGTGGGTTTAGATTTTCAAACTCAATTGCTGAACGTCAATTTGACGGCTGTGGATACGGCTACGCAAAAGGAAGTGGAGATGTTTTTGGTGGCTATAGCTAAGAATCCCCCGATAATGAATTTGGATGGTTATGCTAATATTAATAGGGAGTTAATAACATCG aATGTTTCCTTCATGGCCACCTATTTGGTTGTATTGTTGCAATTTAAAATCACTGAACAGCGAGGCATTCGTTCACAGCAGGCTATGGCCGCCATGTAG
- the LOC124421243 gene encoding lysosomal alpha-mannosidase-like translates to MMSGLTAKAIAVICITLSLLKSAELRPQKSMPNVGTKCGYASCPKVKPHMLNVHLIPHTHDDVGWLKTVDQYYYGSETQIQKAGVQYILDSVVQELLKDPQKRFIYVESAFFFKWWREQDPDLQDQVKMLVNEGRLEFIGGAWSMNDEATTHYQSVIDQFAWGLRSLFLK, encoded by the exons ATGATGAGTGGCTTAACAGCCAAAGCAATTGCAGTGATCTGCATTACTTTAAGTTTATTGAAAAGTGCTGAATTGCGTCCCCAAAAATCAATGCCCAATGTGGGTACAAAATGCGGTTATGCG AGCTGCCCCAAAGTCAAACCACACATGTTGAACGTTCACTTAATACCCCACACTCATGATGATGTGGGTTGGCTTAAGACTGTCGATCAATATTATTATGGCAGTGAGACTCAGATACAAAAAGCCGGTGTCCAATATATATTGGATTCAGTGGTCCAGGAGTTATTAAAAGATCCTCAGAAACGTTTTATCTATGTAGAATCCGCTTTCTTTTTCAAATGGTGGCGTGAACAAGATCCCGACTTGCAGGATCAAGTTAAAATGTTAGTAAATGAGGGACGTTTGGAATTTATTGGCGGAGCTTGGAGTATGAACGATGAGGCAACTACACACTATCAAAGTGTTATTGATCAATTTGCTTGGGGTTTGAG aTCTCTTTTTCTCAAATAG
- the LOC124420685 gene encoding cGMP-dependent protein kinase, isozyme 1-like: MPLQCSDISSSQDKFCEKCKKILDNRFETIPEQRNNEARITPDSNGSSIDSSISDPYQSCHSRSASTGNTSESWAPGERDDVQNASKTDANESSNGSVKPKTINASQHHPVLKKQGVSGESCEISMQQSINIPIPKYDKDYSSKQLIKEAIMDNDFLKNIDASQVRELVDSMYSLSIEKGKFVIREGEVGAHLYVSAEGEFEVEKNGKILGIMGPGKAFGELAILYNCTRTASIRVLSDARVWVLDRRIFQQIMMRTGMQRIENSVNFLKSVPLLKNLSEEVLAKIADVLEVEFYPAGTYIIRQGASGDTFFLISQGSVKVTQKLAPSAEEKEIRTLQMGDYFGEQALINEDKRTANIIAMAPGVECLTLDRESFTHLIGDLCELKEKNYGDENRVLAMKYSEKTKEIFGANVKQGG; encoded by the exons ATGCCGTTACAGTGCAGTGATATCTCCAGTTCTCAAGATAAATTctgtgaaaaatgtaaaaaaatactagATAATCGTTTCGAAACCATACCGGAACAACGCAACAATGAGGCGCGTATAACGCCCGACAGCAATGGCAGTTCAATAGACTCCAGCATATCGGATCCATATCAGTCGTGTCATTCACGTTCAGCTTCCACTGGTAATACTTCTGAATCCTGGGCACCGGGAGAAAGGGATGATGTTCAAAATGCTTCTAAAACCGATGCTAACGAATCGTCAAATGGTTCGGTTAAGCCTAAAACTATTAATGCAAGTCAACACCACCCAGTGCTCAAGAAACAAGGTGTATCCGGTGAAAGTTGTGAAATTTCCATGCAACAGTCGATAAATATACCTATACCTAAATATGATAAGGATTATAGTAGCAAACAATTAATAAAGGAGGCCATTATGGACAATGATTTCTTAAAGAATATAGATGCTTCACAAGTCAGGGAATTGGTGGACTCTATGTATTCTCTAAGCATAGAAAAGGGTAAATTTGTTATAAGAGAAGGAGAGGTGGGAGCACATTTGTATGTCTCTGCCGAGGGTGAATTTGAGGTAGAGAAAAATGGCAAAATATTGGGTATCATGGGACCAGGAAAGGCCTTTGGTGAATTGGCTATATTATATAATTGCACCAGAACTGCTTCCATTAGAGTGCTGTCGGATGCCAGAGTATGGGTATTGGACAGACGTATCTTCCAGCAGATTATGATGAGAACGGGCATGCAGCGCATAGAGAATAGtgtaaatttcttaaagtcgGTACCATTGCTAAAGAATCTCAGTGAAGAGGTATTGGCTAAAATAGCAGATGTTTTGGAAGTG GAATTTTATCCCGCTGGTACTTATATCATACGCCAAGGAGCCAGTGGCGATACCTTCTTTTTAATTTCCCAGGGTTCGGTTAAGGTCACACAAAAACTGGCACCTTCCGCTGAAGAGAAAGAAATTCGTACCCTACAAATGGGTGACTATTTCGGCGAACAAGCCTTGATTAATGAAGACAAACGTACTGCCAATATTATTGCCATGGCTCCGGGTGTTGAGTGCCTTACATTGGATCGTGAGTCTTTTACTCATTTAATAGGCGATCTTTGCGAGTTAAAGGAGAAAAATTACGGCGACGAAAATCGTGTTTTGGCCATGAAATATTCGGAGAAAACTAAAGAGATTTTCGGAGCTAATGTTAAGCAAGGTGGGTAG
- the LOC111681970 gene encoding lysosomal alpha-mannosidase, whose amino-acid sequence RRLNDTFGECGRPRIGWQIDPFGHSREMASMFAQMGFDGLFFGRLDYQDKDERLMTKKAEMIWRASANLDETSHLFTGALYNQYQPPPGFCFDILCADEPIIDGKHSPDNNVKRRVDEFFAIARNMSQGYRTNNILITMGEDFHYQNANMWYKNLDKLIKYANARQANGSDINLLYSTPSCYLKSLHDAGITWPTKDDDFFPYASDPHAYWTGYFTSRPTLKRYERVGNNFLQVCKQLTALAPNLYPELLPHLGFMRETMGVMQHHDAVTGTEKQKVAFDYARRLSVGMRTCSANARAVLNRLTQGDSPRPKRHGKPRPFQLEFKTCSLLNISSCEISETSQQFVLTLYNPLSHSTEDYVRLPVPDVNYVVRDYRDVVLDIQYVPVPEQLQNLTFRQSQAKYELIFLASDLPAFGYKSFYIKKTNGYHMIPEPDPDNMSSLIDIGNENIRLTFDTNGFLSAIEADGMTRMISQEFLYYEAAIGNNREFRNRSSGAYIFRPKTDAVHTVTVAPEITVYRGNLVEEVHQKFNNWISQVVRVYKQKKYAEFEWLVGPIPIEDGVGKEIITRFNSDIKSEGIFYTDSNGREMIKRLKDHRDTWRVKLLEKAAGNYYPITTKIALEDEHARLAILTDRAQGGSSLADGSLELMIHRRLLHDDAFGVEESLNETAYGEGLVARGVHYLILGSSQLDESPTTQSLERFTQLERTLQPWRFFSDTKFSYEEWRQQFTNIFTGLSVSLPKNIHLLTFEPWHENEILVRFEHILEKDEDPEYSKFVQFDINDVFQGFKISNIRETTLDGNAWLDENRRMEFVPDPEDSWYENYAVFAKSAKHVQLLKAQKPLFSTEYHEELLPIGGLGAESNRLKREYGYGPKELNRQRMEKLKLLKLSVAELPLEYNEDRKFMIELSAMQIRTFVMYL is encoded by the exons AGACGCCTCAATGATACCTTCGGCGAATGTGGTCGACCACGCATTGGCTGGCAAATCGATCCCTTCGGTCACTCACGTGAAATGGCCTCAATGTTTGCTCAAATGGGTTTCGATGGTCTCTTCTTTGGACGTCTCGACTATCAGGACAAAGATGAACGTTTAATGACGAAAAAAGCCGAAATGATTTGGAGAGCTTCAGCTAATTTAGATGAAACTTCACATCTCTTCACCGGTGCCCTCTACAATCAATATCAACCACCACCCGGTTTCTGTTTCGATATTTTATGTGCCGATGAGCCTATTATCGATGGTAAACATTCACCAGATAATAATGTTAAAAGGAGG gTGGATGAATTTTTCGCTATAGCTCGTAATATGTCCCAAGGTTATCGCACCAATAATATTTTGATCACCATGGGTGAAGATTTTCACTATCAAAATGCCAATATGTGGTATAAGAATTTGGATAAACTTATTAA ATATGCCAATGCAAGACAAGCCAATGGTTCTGATATTAACTTATTGTACTCCACACCTTCTTGTTATCTTAAGTCTCTACATGATGCCGGCATTACTTGGCCCACCAAAGATGATGATTTCTTTCCCTATGCCTCAGATCCTCATGCCTATTGGACGGGTTATTTCACCTCAAGACCTACACTAAAACGCTACGAACGTGTGGGTAATAACTTCCTACAAGTTTGTAAACAACTTACCGCCTTGGCACCCAATCTGTATCCCGAACTATTGCCTCATTTGGGTTTTATGCGTGAGACTATGGGTGTGATGCAACATCATGATGCTGTTACCGGAACGGAGAAACAAAAGGTGGCTTTCGATTATGCTAGACGTTTAAGTGTAGGCATGAGAACTTGTAGTGCTAATGCTCGTGCTGTTTTGAATCGTTTGACCCAGGGCGATTCGCCTCGACCCAAGCGGCATGGCAAACCCCGACCTTTTCAATTAGAATTTAAAACATGTTCTCTGCTTAACATTAGCAGCTGCGAGATATCGGAGACAAGTCAACAATTTGTATTGACTCTATACAATCCTTTGTCGCATTCCACAGAGGATTATGTTAGGCTACCAGTGCCCGATGTTAATTATGTGGTGAGAGATTATAGGG ATGTGGTTCTAGATATTCAATATGTGCCCGTGCCTGAACAGCTACAGAATCTCACCTTCCGTCAATCACAGGCCAAATATGAACTCATTTTCCTGGCCAGTGATCTGCCAGCCTTTGGctataaatctttttatataaagaaaactaatggTTATCATATGATTCCAGAACCGGATCCAGATAATATGTCTAGTTTAATAGATATAGGAAATGAG AACATACGCCTTACCTTCGATACCAATGGTTTTCTGTCCGCTATTGAGGCCGATGGCATGACACGCATGATTAGCCAAGAATTCCTCTATTACGAAGCAGCCATAGGTAATAATCGTGAGTTCCGTAATCGTTCATCGGGAGCCTATATCTTTCGACCCAAAACCGATGCAGTACATACGGTAACTGTGGCCCCAGAAATCACCGTCTATCGTGGTAATTTAGTAGAGGAGGTACATCAAAAGTTCAACAATTGGATTAGTCAGGTTGTCAGGGTCTATAAGCAAAAGAAATATGCTGAATTTGAATGGTTGGTAGGACCCATACCCATTGAAGATGGTGTGGGTAAGGAGATAATAACACGTTTCAATTCAGACATCAAATCGGAGGGTATATTCTATACCGATTCCAATGGTCGCGAAATGATCAAACGTCTTAAGGATCATCGTGATACCTGGCGGGTTAAGCTGTTGGAAAAGGCAGCTGGAAATTATTATCCCATTACCACGAAAATTGCTCTAGAAGATGAACACGCACGTTTGGCTATTTTAACAGATCGTGCTCAAGGTGGTTCATCTTTAGCTGATGGTTCTTTGGAGCTAATGATACACAGACGTCTTCTGCATGATGATGCTTTTGGTGTGGAGGAGTCATTAAATGAAACGGCTTATGGAGAAGGTTTAGTAGCTAGAGGAGTGCATTATTTGATATTGGGTTCATCGCAATTGGATGAAAGTCCTACCACTCAGTCTTTGGAAAGATTTACACAATTAGAAAGGACTCTACAGCCTTGGAGATTCTTTAGTGATACCAAGTTTTCATATGAAGAATGGCGACAGCAGTTCACCAATATT TTCACCGGCCTATCTGTATCCTTGCCCAAAAATATACACCTTCTGACCTTTGAACCCTGGCATGAAAACGAAATTTTAGTACGTTTCGAACATATACTCGAAAAAGACGAAGATCCGGAATATTCCAAATTCGTACAATTCGATATAAATGATGTCTTCCAAGGTTTCaaaatctcaaatatacgagAAACCACACTCGATGGTAATGCCTGGTTAGATGAAAATCGTCGCATGGAATTTGTACCGGATCCCGAGGATTCTTGGTATGAAAATTATGCTGTTTTCGCTAAATCCGCCAAACATGTACAGCTATTGAAGGCACAAAAACCCCTATTTTCCACCGAATATCATGAAGAACTTTTACCTATCGGTGGATTGGGAGCTGAAAGCAATCGCTTGAAAAGGGAATATGGCTACGGACCAAAAGAATTGAATCGTCAACGTATGGAGAAGTTAAAATTGCTTAAGTTATCGGTCGCTGAGTTGCCGTTGGAATATAATGAGGATCGTAAGTTTATGATCGAATTGAGCGCCATGCAAATAAGAACATTTGTAATGTATTTGTGA
- the LOC111681971 gene encoding lysosomal alpha-mannosidase, with amino-acid sequence LFTGLLYNHYAAPDGFCFDSLCNDQPIIDGDSYDNNVKERVDTFIAYINKMAKTYRSTHLLVPMGDDFNYENANMNYKNLDKLIKYVNQRQLMGTKINLLYSTPACYLNALHETIKLTWPNKTQDFFPYGTDNHTYWSGYFSSRPTQKKYERDGNHFLQVAKQLTTLANLTTVEANQNLDKLRQVMGIMQHHDAITGTEKQHVAADYDRLLTDAIVAAQNNTRMALQKLTNLTNGEFVSCLQLNISVCEFTQKSANNLVITVFNPLSQPSTQYIRIPVLNVSYIVTDASGKEIPHQIVPVPAEVLALTDLRKNLTQTELVFEAYVEKLSNFYVKVRPQPKYFEYDVYNSEGVQLNNRFLRYQANKVGALMTAPATTNEVKPRAAGDVIVQNSLVKLTFNNKGLLYNIQMNGVSENITQEFYYYKGALGNNTQSKFRSSGAYTFRPNGTELLVSTSATIKVFNGPLVKEVHQRFNDWN; translated from the exons CTTTTCACGGGACTTTTATACAATCATTATGCTGCTCCCGATGGTTTCTGTTTCGATAGTTTGTGTAATGATCAACCTATTATCGATGGCGATAGTTATGATAACAATGTTAAGGAGAGG GTTGATACCTTCATTGCTTACATTAACAAAATGGCCAAGACTTATCGTTCTACTCATTTGTTGGTACCCATGGGTGATGATTTCAATTATGAAAATGCTAATATGAACTATAAGAATTTGGATAAGTTAATTAA ATATGTCAATCAACGTCAACTTATGGGCACTAAGATCAATCTCTTATACTCAACACCCGCCTGTTATTTGAATGCATTACATGAGACTATCAAACTTACGTGGCCCAATAAGACTCAAGATTTCTTCCCTTATGGTACTGACAATCACACCTACTGGTCCGGCTACTTCAGTTCACGTCCCACCCAAAAGAAATATGAACGTGATGGTAATCACTTTTTGCAAGTCGCCAAACAATTGACAACTTTGGCCAATCTTACCACTGTCGAAGCCAATCAGAATCTCGATAAATTGAGACAAGTTATGGGTATAATGCAACATCATGATGCTATAACCGGTACCGAAAAACAACATGTTGCTGCCGATTATGATAGACTTCTAACAGATGCTATAGTTGCAGCTCAAAATAACACTCGTATGGCTTTGCAAAAGTTAACCAATTTGACAAATGGTGAATTTGTCTCTTGTCTACAGTTGAATATCAGTGTGTGTGAATTTACTCAGAAATCGGCCAATAATCTGGTGATAACCGTCTTTAATCCTTTGAGTCAACCTAGTACACAGTACATTAGAATTCCCGTTTTAAATGTCAGTTATATTGTAACCGATGCTTCTGGCAAAGAGATTCCTCATCAAATTGTACCCGTGCCCGCTGAAGTTTTAGCTTTGACCGATTTACGCAAGAATTTGACTCAAACCGAATTGGTATTTGAGGCTTATGTTGAGAAATTGTCCAATTTCTATGTGAAAGTGAGGCCCCAacctaaatattttgaatatgatGTTTACAACAGTGAGGGTGTTCAGCTTAACAATAGATTCTTAAGATATCAAGCCAATAAAGTGGGCGCTTTGATGACAGCCCCTGCTACCACTAATGAAGTTAAGCCTAGAGCTGCCGGAGATGTGATCGTGCAAAATTCG TTAGTAAAGTTGACCTTCAACAATAAGGGTTTGTTGTACAACATTCAAATGAATGGTGTTTCGGAAAATATCACCCAAGAATTCTATTACTACAAGGGTGCTTTGGGTAATAATACTCAATCTAAGTTTAGATCTTCGGGAGCCTACACTTTCCGTCCCAATGGCACAGAATTGTTGGTCAGTACCTCTGCCACTATTAAAGTATTTAATGGTCCTTTAGTCAAGGAAGTCCATCAACGTTTTAATGACTGG aactag